The following DNA comes from Elusimicrobiota bacterium.
CGTCGGAGCTGACACGCCGCAGTCGCGCGCCACATTGCTGTACTGGAGCGCCTCTCCACAGCTGAAGGCCGCGGCGTCCAGAAATCGCGAGAAGGCCGGCAGATTGCGCGTCAACGCCTCGGCCATGACTTCTTCTTTTAGATAGTCGCCGACATAAGCGTGCCAGCGCAAGCCCGCATCGTCCGCCAGATAATGCCGCGGCAGGAGCCCCTGATTCAGGGCCCGTTCAAGATTAAAATCAGGGATCTCCGGATAAACCAGCGGGAACAGTTCGTAGCGGATCGCTCGCCCGCCCAACAGATTGGCGGCGCCGTGTTTCAGCTTTCGTGCGCTTGAACCGCAGAGGATGAACCGGATCCGCTCGTTGACAATAAGCCATTGCACTTCATCGAGAAGAGTTGGGAGCTTCTGTACTTCATCAATGATAACGATCCGCTCCCGACGCCGTGGATCAGCGAGTATATTCTCGCGAAGACTGGCGGGACGTCGGCTGAAATGCTCGAATTGATCAGACAATAGGAGGTCAACATAATTGGCATCCGGCAGAAGTCCGCGCAACAGAGTGCTTTTTCCTGTTTGGCGAGGGCCCCACAAGAAGCACGAATCGTTCGATATTTCAGGCAGATTTTGTATTCTTTTAAAATTCATGAATATGCAATATTCTGCTTTCGATATT
Coding sequences within:
- a CDS encoding AAA family ATPase, yielding MNFKRIQNLPEISNDSCFLWGPRQTGKSTLLRGLLPDANYVDLLLSDQFEHFSRRPASLRENILADPRRRERIVIIDEVQKLPTLLDEVQWLIVNERIRFILCGSSARKLKHGAANLLGGRAIRYELFPLVYPEIPDFNLERALNQGLLPRHYLADDAGLRWHAYVGDYLKEEVMAEALTRNLPAFSRFLDAAAFSCGEALQYSNVARDCGVSAPTVRSYFDILNDTLIGWELPAYLKRPKRRTVQASKFYFFDVGLANTLLRRGTIEPRSEAFGKAFEHWMAMELRAHAHYSGLRYPLSYWRTTSGYEVDFILGDAQIAVEVKSTELADERHWRGLKAFAEEYSVQRQIVVSRDPAPRRIGSVEVLPWQVFMEQLWSNKLLN